The Planococcus liqunii genome includes a region encoding these proteins:
- the purR gene encoding pur operon repressor, giving the protein MKWKRSERLVDMTHYLLDHPHKLIPLTYFSDLYESAKSSISEDLGIVKETFEEKGIGLLMTVPGAAGGVKYVPKLHKEEIKAIMAELMEELSHSDRLLPGGYLYMTDVLGNPNMMNRVGKVFASAFADEKIDVIMTVATKGIPIAHAIARHLNVPVVIVRRDSKVTEGSTVSINYVSGSSRRIQTMVLSKRSMKSGQRVLITDDFMKVGGTMNGMKNLLEEFDCTLAGVAVLVEAEHSDERLVEKYLSLVKLHEVSEKERTIALEEGNYFTNGGI; this is encoded by the coding sequence ATGAAGTGGAAGCGCAGTGAACGGTTAGTTGATATGACGCATTATCTTTTGGACCATCCACATAAGTTAATTCCTCTTACATATTTCTCAGATCTCTATGAATCCGCCAAATCATCAATTAGTGAAGATTTAGGAATTGTAAAAGAGACGTTTGAAGAAAAAGGGATTGGACTGTTGATGACAGTGCCTGGAGCGGCCGGCGGTGTGAAATATGTGCCAAAGCTCCATAAAGAGGAAATCAAAGCCATTATGGCGGAACTGATGGAGGAGCTTAGCCATTCCGATCGGCTTTTGCCAGGAGGCTATTTGTATATGACCGATGTCCTTGGCAACCCCAATATGATGAACCGGGTAGGCAAAGTTTTTGCTTCCGCTTTTGCGGATGAAAAAATCGATGTCATCATGACGGTGGCGACAAAAGGGATTCCGATTGCCCATGCCATAGCCCGCCATTTGAACGTGCCGGTCGTTATTGTTCGAAGAGACAGCAAAGTAACAGAAGGCTCCACTGTCAGCATCAATTATGTGTCGGGTTCTTCCCGGCGCATCCAGACGATGGTATTGTCAAAACGCAGCATGAAGAGCGGCCAGCGGGTACTCATTACCGACGACTTCATGAAAGTCGGCGGAACGATGAACGGCATGAAAAACTTGTTGGAAGAATTCGACTGTACGCTTGCGGGAGTAGCCGTACTGGTTGAAGCTGAGCATTCCGATGAGCGCCTCGTTGAAAAATACTTGTCGCTTGTCAAACTGCACGAAGTCAGCGAAAAAGAGCGGACCATTGCATTGGAAGAAGGAAACTATTTTACGAATGGAGGAATTTAA
- a CDS encoding RidA family protein, whose amino-acid sequence MKFVATDKAAAAIGPYSQGVIAGEMFYSSGQIPLTPSGEMVEGSIVEQAHQVFANLKAILAEAGSSLENVIKTTVFIKDMNDFAALNEVYASYFGDHKPARSTVEVARLPKDAKVEIEVIAKITE is encoded by the coding sequence ATGAAATTTGTAGCGACAGACAAAGCAGCTGCGGCCATTGGGCCTTATTCACAAGGAGTTATTGCCGGGGAAATGTTTTACAGTTCAGGCCAGATTCCGTTAACGCCTTCAGGAGAAATGGTCGAAGGCTCAATCGTTGAGCAGGCGCACCAGGTGTTTGCCAACTTGAAAGCCATCCTGGCAGAAGCCGGTTCTTCTTTGGAAAACGTCATCAAAACCACGGTCTTTATCAAAGACATGAATGATTTTGCGGCGCTTAACGAAGTGTACGCTTCTTATTTCGGTGACCATAAGCCGGCTCGCTCGACAGTTGAAGTGGCGCGCTTGCCGAAAGACGCAAAAGTGGAAATTGAAGTTATTGCAAAAATTACTGAGTAA
- the spoVG gene encoding septation regulator SpoVG, whose amino-acid sequence MEVTDVRLRRVQTDGRMRAIASITLDNEFVVHDIRVIDGNEGLFVAMPSKRTPDGEFRDIAHPINSGTRNKLQEAILAAYHQSENDPVFEEAGV is encoded by the coding sequence ATGGAAGTAACCGACGTAAGGCTTCGGCGTGTTCAAACAGACGGCCGGATGCGGGCAATCGCTTCCATCACACTAGACAACGAGTTTGTTGTGCATGATATTCGGGTGATTGACGGCAACGAAGGATTGTTTGTCGCGATGCCAAGCAAGCGGACACCGGACGGGGAATTCAGAGATATTGCCCATCCGATCAATTCCGGGACGCGCAACAAGCTTCAAGAAGCGATTTTAGCCGCATACCACCAGAGCGAAAATGACCCGGTCTTTGAAGAAGCCGGTGTTTAA
- the glmU gene encoding bifunctional UDP-N-acetylglucosamine diphosphorylase/glucosamine-1-phosphate N-acetyltransferase GlmU has product MTNTYAVVLAAGQGTRMKSKLYKVLHPVCGMPMVEHVTNNVAQLGVEKIVTIVGHGAEKVKEQLGSKSEYALQEEQLGTAHAVQQAASLIEGLPGTTLVVCGDTPLIRTETMQSLLDHHAETGAKATILTAIADNPAGYGRILRDESESVSKIVEQKDASSEEQKVKEINTGTYCFDNEALFEALKLVSNNNAQGEYYLPDVIEILQKQGEVVAAYATDSFDETLGVNDRVALSQAESFMRVRIAEKHMRAGVTIIDPATAYISAEAVIGADTVIQPNVIIEGNTQIGEDCLISSNSHIENSVIGDRTVIRSSHVYDSTVGNDTAVGPYAHLRPQTQLGDEVKIGNFVEVKKSELGNGSKVSHLSYIGDASVGSNVNIGCGTITVNYDGKNKFLTTIEDDSFIGCNSNLIAPVTIGKGSYVAAGSTISKNVPSDALAIARARQENKEGYVTKLNSRK; this is encoded by the coding sequence ATGACGAATACATATGCAGTAGTATTAGCCGCTGGCCAAGGCACGCGGATGAAGTCGAAACTTTACAAAGTGCTTCACCCGGTTTGCGGCATGCCAATGGTAGAGCACGTCACCAATAACGTGGCACAGCTCGGCGTCGAAAAAATTGTCACGATTGTCGGCCATGGCGCTGAAAAAGTAAAAGAACAACTGGGTTCGAAAAGCGAGTATGCTTTGCAGGAAGAACAGCTGGGAACAGCTCATGCCGTACAGCAAGCTGCTTCTTTAATCGAAGGGCTTCCCGGCACGACTTTGGTGGTATGCGGAGATACACCTTTGATCCGTACAGAAACAATGCAATCTTTGCTTGACCATCATGCGGAAACAGGTGCAAAAGCGACAATTTTGACCGCAATTGCAGACAATCCGGCTGGTTATGGCCGGATTTTGCGCGATGAATCCGAAAGCGTCTCCAAGATTGTGGAGCAGAAAGATGCATCTAGCGAAGAGCAAAAAGTAAAAGAAATCAACACAGGCACATATTGCTTTGATAATGAAGCGTTGTTTGAAGCGCTGAAATTGGTATCCAACAACAACGCGCAAGGCGAATATTACTTGCCGGATGTAATTGAAATCCTTCAAAAACAAGGCGAAGTCGTGGCTGCATATGCAACAGATAGCTTTGATGAAACACTTGGCGTCAACGACCGGGTAGCATTAAGCCAAGCTGAAAGCTTTATGCGCGTCCGCATTGCCGAAAAGCACATGCGTGCAGGCGTCACGATCATCGATCCGGCAACAGCTTACATCAGTGCTGAGGCAGTAATCGGGGCAGATACCGTTATTCAGCCGAATGTCATCATTGAAGGCAATACTCAAATCGGTGAAGACTGCTTGATTTCGTCAAACAGCCACATTGAAAACAGCGTCATCGGAGACCGTACGGTTATCCGTTCATCGCATGTATACGACAGCACGGTTGGAAACGACACGGCAGTCGGCCCTTATGCACATCTTCGTCCGCAGACCCAATTGGGGGATGAAGTGAAAATCGGCAATTTTGTCGAAGTGAAAAAATCAGAGCTTGGAAATGGCAGCAAAGTTTCGCACTTAAGCTATATCGGAGATGCCAGCGTCGGAAGCAACGTCAACATTGGCTGTGGAACAATTACCGTCAATTACGACGGCAAGAACAAATTCCTTACAACAATTGAAGATGACTCGTTTATCGGCTGCAATTCAAACTTGATTGCTCCAGTCACCATCGGCAAAGGCTCGTATGTAGCCGCAGGATCCACCATCTCTAAAAACGTGCCAAGCGATGCATTAGCGATCGCCCGTGCACGGCAAGAAAACAAAGAAGGCTATGTTACCAAATTAAACTCAAGAAAATAA
- a CDS encoding ribose-phosphate diphosphokinase, with product MSYQIDAATTKMKIFALNSNQKLAEEIAEHVGLPLGKSSVTHFSDGEIQINIEESIRGCDVFIVQSTSEPVNENLMELLIMIDAVKRASARTVNVVMPYYGYARQDRKARSREPITAKLVANLLETAGATRVIALDLHAPQIQGFFDILIDHLVAVPLLSDYFLNDSGIDLDNVIIVSPDHGGVTRARKMADRLKAPIAIIDKRRPRPNVAEVMNIVGNVDGKTAIIIDDIIDTAGTISIAASALVKSGAKEVYACCTHPVLSGPAVGRINDSVIKELIVTNSIALPEEKKSPKIKQLSVAKLMAETIVRVHEQKSVSTLFD from the coding sequence ATGAGTTATCAAATTGATGCAGCAACCACTAAGATGAAAATTTTCGCATTGAATTCGAACCAGAAGTTAGCGGAGGAAATTGCCGAACACGTCGGTCTGCCGCTTGGAAAAAGTTCAGTTACCCACTTCAGTGATGGGGAAATCCAGATTAATATTGAAGAAAGTATCCGTGGCTGTGATGTTTTCATCGTGCAATCGACTTCTGAGCCGGTCAATGAAAATTTAATGGAACTGCTGATCATGATTGATGCAGTAAAACGTGCCTCTGCCCGTACTGTAAACGTTGTAATGCCTTATTACGGCTATGCCCGCCAAGACCGTAAAGCGCGTTCACGCGAACCGATCACGGCGAAATTGGTGGCCAACCTTCTGGAAACAGCAGGAGCAACCCGTGTGATTGCACTGGACTTGCATGCGCCTCAAATCCAAGGATTCTTTGATATCCTGATTGACCACTTAGTGGCTGTACCTCTTCTTTCAGATTATTTCTTGAACGACAGCGGCATCGATTTGGACAACGTCATTATCGTTTCTCCGGACCATGGCGGAGTGACACGTGCCCGCAAGATGGCGGATCGCCTGAAAGCGCCGATTGCCATCATTGACAAGCGCCGCCCGCGTCCGAACGTAGCGGAAGTCATGAACATCGTCGGGAATGTAGACGGCAAAACGGCTATCATCATCGATGATATCATCGACACAGCCGGCACCATCTCCATTGCGGCAAGTGCATTAGTTAAGAGCGGAGCAAAAGAAGTATACGCTTGCTGTACGCACCCGGTACTGTCTGGCCCAGCAGTAGGACGGATCAACGACTCGGTTATTAAAGAACTGATTGTCACCAACTCCATTGCCTTGCCGGAAGAAAAGAAATCTCCGAAAATCAAACAGCTTTCTGTAGCTAAGTTAATGGCTGAAACCATCGTTCGCGTTCATGAACAAAAATCTGTCAGCACATTGTTTGATTGA
- a CDS encoding 50S ribosomal protein L25/general stress protein Ctc: MTSKISVQKRETGTPHSKLTELRGQGIVPGVVYGYQTETTPVAVSEIDLIKTLRESGRNGVINLELDGKTLNVVLSDFQRDALKGSFEHVDFLAVNMSDELEVAVAVHLIGESPGEKEGGVVNQPNREVTIKVKPADIPDALEVDVANLAIGDTATVGDIRGTVSYEILDEDDFILVSVTAPRSQDELDELETPTGDEAQPEVIGGEPANDQKEE; the protein is encoded by the coding sequence ATGACATCAAAAATTTCGGTACAAAAAAGAGAAACCGGTACACCCCACTCTAAACTAACGGAACTGCGCGGACAGGGAATTGTGCCTGGCGTCGTTTACGGCTACCAGACAGAAACTACGCCTGTAGCAGTTTCTGAAATTGACTTGATTAAAACATTGCGCGAATCTGGACGCAACGGGGTTATTAACCTGGAACTGGATGGCAAAACCTTAAACGTGGTACTGAGCGATTTCCAGCGTGACGCTTTAAAAGGCAGCTTTGAACATGTGGACTTTTTAGCAGTCAATATGTCAGATGAGCTTGAAGTAGCTGTAGCTGTACATTTGATCGGCGAATCCCCTGGGGAAAAAGAAGGCGGCGTAGTCAACCAGCCTAACCGCGAAGTAACGATTAAAGTGAAGCCAGCTGATATTCCGGATGCACTTGAAGTCGACGTAGCCAATCTTGCAATCGGCGACACAGCAACAGTCGGCGATATCCGCGGAACGGTTTCTTATGAAATCCTGGATGAAGACGACTTTATCCTTGTTTCTGTAACGGCTCCACGTTCGCAGGATGAGCTGGATGAGCTTGAAACGCCTACAGGTGACGAAGCTCAACCGGAAGTAATCGGCGGCGAACCAGCGAACGATCAAAAAGAAGAATAA
- the pth gene encoding aminoacyl-tRNA hydrolase, with amino-acid sequence MKLIIGLGNPGKTYEQTRHNIGFKVIDYLASKWNAPLTQTKFKGMYSIIHRPEGKVMLLKPLTYMNLSGESVGALMDYYDIDIEDIVVIYDDLDLPTGQLRLRQKGSAGGHNGIKSLIQHLGTQQFNRIRIGISRPPAGMKVPDYVLSRFSDNEIPEVAEAVKQSAEACELWLSKAYPEVMNNFNGS; translated from the coding sequence ATGAAACTGATTATTGGCTTGGGGAACCCCGGCAAAACATACGAACAGACGCGGCACAATATCGGGTTTAAAGTGATTGATTACCTGGCTTCCAAATGGAATGCACCTTTGACGCAGACAAAGTTTAAAGGGATGTACTCGATCATTCACCGGCCTGAAGGCAAAGTCATGCTGTTAAAGCCGCTCACTTACATGAACTTGTCCGGAGAAAGTGTCGGAGCGTTGATGGATTATTACGATATCGACATTGAAGATATTGTTGTCATCTACGACGATTTGGATTTGCCGACCGGCCAGCTCCGTTTGCGCCAAAAAGGCAGCGCGGGAGGGCATAACGGCATCAAGTCGCTGATTCAGCACTTAGGGACGCAGCAGTTTAACCGTATCCGCATCGGCATTAGCCGTCCACCGGCAGGGATGAAAGTTCCGGATTACGTCTTGTCTCGTTTTTCGGACAACGAAATCCCGGAAGTGGCTGAAGCGGTCAAGCAAAGCGCAGAAGCGTGTGAGCTGTGGCTGTCGAAAGCTTATCCGGAGGTCATGAATAACTTTAATGGATCATAA
- the mfd gene encoding transcription-repair coupling factor, translated as MEQILQVFSEDSHIQKFIADLKKGSDHHLISGLSGSARPVFYQTVWSDMQAPLLIVTPNLLNAQRTYDDLVKLMGEELVHLYPADELIAADVSFSGPELRAHRMDTLDHMYSVGKGVYITPVAGMRKLMPSHEQWENSTLRTAEGEELDTDQWLLKLVAMGYSRTPMVTTPGEFALRGGILDIYPLNFEHPARIELFDTEVDSIRLFSAEDQRSLEKMKSLCILPANELVLSKAQQLALAEKLEAQLAASLKKLKAEDTKEALLQHIQHDITLLREGNVPDQVAKYAALVESQSACLSDYFPGNGVILFDELGRIQEMTDTLEREEGDWIVSLLEEGKFLHNLRLSYSFREVLNKIKQKMAFLSLFVRTFPSIQVKNSITFSCRPMQSFHGQMNLLKTEAERWEQAKFQVFIIAEGQERLQKVRSVLEDYDMEAEIVTASTKIQGGKMYLVDGDLSGGFEMPLQRLAILTDGELFKKQAKKKTRPQKLSNAERIKSYSEIKPGDYVVHIHHGIGRYVGIETLEIGGVHKDYLHIIYKADDKLFVPVDQIDLIQKYIASEEKEPKLHKMGGAEWKKTHRKVSAAVQDIADDLIKLYAEREALKGYAFTEEQDMQRQFEAEFPYEETVDQLRSINEVKRDMEKERPMDRLICGDVGYGKTEVAIRAAFKAVLDGKQVAFLVPTTILAQQHFETMSERFKDYPITVGLMSRFRSKKQQTETVKGLKNGSVDVVIGTHRILSKDMAYKDLGLLIIDEEQRFGVTHKEKIKQMKTNVDVLTLTATPIPRTLHMSMIGVRDLSVIETPPANRFPVQSYVMEYNGALVREAIEREMARGGQVFFLYNRVDDMTRKVEEIQSLVPEARVGYAHGQMSETELESVILGFLDGDYDVLVTTTIIETGIDIPNVNTLIIHNADRMGLSQLYQLRGRVGRSSRVAYAYFMYQRDKVLTDVAEKRLMAIKEFTELGSGFKIAMRDLSIRGAGNLLGSQQHGFIDSVGFDLYSQMLEQAIEERRTGMKKEKIPEVEISLDIDAYIPDSYIGDGYQKIQMYKRVKGIEEVEEVAELQDELIDRFGDMPIETDRLLRIARMKIWARQTGVETIKQNGKLISIRLSEDGTAAVNGGKLVEESAAYGRAVGFSMSGQQLVMTIDENKSGKHHPFDVLEGMMKLIPESLREEKTVS; from the coding sequence ATGGAACAAATTTTGCAGGTGTTTTCAGAGGATTCCCATATACAGAAATTCATAGCTGATTTGAAAAAAGGCAGCGACCACCATTTGATTTCGGGCTTGTCCGGCAGTGCCCGTCCTGTCTTCTACCAGACGGTCTGGTCGGACATGCAGGCGCCTTTATTGATTGTGACGCCGAATTTATTGAATGCGCAGCGCACCTACGATGATTTGGTTAAATTAATGGGAGAAGAACTGGTCCATCTTTATCCGGCAGATGAACTCATTGCGGCAGATGTGTCATTTTCCGGGCCTGAACTGCGAGCACACCGAATGGATACGCTTGACCATATGTACAGTGTCGGGAAAGGGGTCTATATTACGCCAGTTGCCGGAATGCGCAAGTTGATGCCGTCGCACGAGCAATGGGAAAATTCCACGCTGCGCACAGCAGAAGGGGAAGAGTTAGATACCGATCAATGGCTGTTAAAGCTGGTCGCAATGGGCTATTCCCGTACCCCGATGGTAACGACGCCGGGGGAATTTGCCTTGCGCGGAGGAATTCTCGACATCTATCCGTTGAACTTTGAACATCCGGCCCGCATCGAACTGTTTGATACGGAAGTGGATTCCATTCGGCTGTTTTCCGCTGAAGACCAGCGCTCTCTTGAAAAAATGAAATCGCTGTGCATTTTGCCGGCCAATGAACTGGTGCTGTCCAAAGCCCAGCAGCTGGCGTTGGCAGAAAAGCTGGAAGCCCAATTGGCGGCTTCCTTAAAGAAACTAAAAGCAGAAGATACAAAAGAAGCGCTGCTTCAACATATCCAACACGATATTACGCTGCTGCGTGAAGGCAATGTACCGGATCAGGTTGCCAAATATGCGGCACTCGTTGAATCGCAGTCGGCTTGTTTAAGCGATTATTTCCCGGGAAATGGCGTCATTTTATTTGATGAACTTGGGCGAATCCAGGAAATGACCGATACCTTGGAACGTGAAGAAGGCGACTGGATCGTCTCGCTTTTGGAAGAAGGGAAATTCCTGCACAATTTGCGCCTGTCTTATTCCTTCCGGGAGGTTTTAAATAAAATCAAACAAAAAATGGCGTTTCTGTCCTTGTTTGTCCGGACCTTCCCTTCCATACAAGTGAAAAATTCCATTACGTTTTCCTGCCGTCCGATGCAATCGTTCCATGGCCAGATGAATTTATTGAAAACAGAAGCGGAACGCTGGGAACAGGCGAAATTCCAAGTGTTTATCATTGCCGAAGGCCAGGAGCGCTTACAGAAAGTCCGCTCCGTGCTGGAAGACTATGATATGGAAGCGGAAATTGTGACCGCGTCTACGAAAATCCAAGGCGGCAAGATGTATTTGGTGGACGGCGATCTGTCCGGCGGGTTTGAGATGCCTTTGCAGCGCTTGGCCATTTTGACGGACGGGGAATTGTTTAAAAAACAGGCGAAGAAAAAAACACGCCCGCAGAAATTGAGCAACGCTGAGCGCATCAAGAGCTATTCGGAAATTAAACCGGGCGATTATGTCGTGCACATCCATCACGGCATCGGCCGCTATGTTGGCATTGAAACGCTGGAAATCGGCGGCGTCCATAAGGATTACCTGCATATCATCTATAAAGCGGATGACAAATTGTTCGTGCCGGTCGACCAGATCGATTTGATCCAGAAATACATTGCGTCAGAAGAAAAAGAACCGAAGCTCCATAAAATGGGCGGCGCGGAATGGAAAAAGACACACCGCAAAGTGTCGGCCGCTGTCCAGGACATTGCCGACGACTTGATCAAACTGTATGCCGAACGCGAAGCGCTAAAAGGCTATGCATTTACGGAAGAGCAGGACATGCAGCGTCAGTTCGAAGCTGAATTCCCGTACGAAGAAACGGTTGACCAGCTGCGCTCCATCAACGAAGTGAAACGCGATATGGAAAAAGAGCGGCCCATGGACCGCTTGATCTGCGGCGACGTTGGATATGGCAAAACCGAAGTGGCGATACGGGCGGCGTTTAAAGCGGTGCTTGATGGCAAACAAGTGGCCTTTTTGGTGCCGACGACCATTCTCGCCCAGCAGCATTTTGAGACGATGAGCGAACGCTTCAAAGACTACCCGATTACGGTCGGGCTGATGAGCCGCTTCCGTTCCAAGAAGCAGCAGACCGAAACGGTGAAAGGTTTGAAGAATGGCTCGGTTGATGTCGTTATCGGCACACACCGGATCCTGTCAAAAGACATGGCCTACAAAGATTTGGGCTTGTTGATCATTGATGAAGAACAGCGCTTTGGGGTCACCCATAAAGAAAAGATCAAGCAAATGAAAACGAATGTCGACGTCTTGACCTTGACGGCAACGCCGATTCCGCGGACACTCCACATGTCGATGATCGGTGTGCGTGATTTATCTGTCATCGAAACACCGCCGGCAAACCGCTTCCCGGTACAAAGCTATGTCATGGAATACAACGGCGCACTTGTCCGCGAGGCAATTGAACGGGAAATGGCGCGCGGCGGCCAAGTATTTTTCTTGTACAACCGGGTGGACGATATGACTCGCAAAGTGGAAGAAATCCAATCCTTGGTGCCGGAAGCACGGGTCGGCTATGCCCACGGCCAAATGTCCGAAACGGAACTTGAATCGGTCATTCTCGGTTTCCTCGACGGCGATTACGACGTCCTGGTAACCACGACCATCATTGAAACGGGCATCGATATCCCGAACGTCAATACGCTTATCATCCATAATGCAGACCGCATGGGCTTGTCGCAGCTGTATCAATTGCGCGGGCGCGTCGGCCGTTCAAGCCGTGTCGCTTACGCTTATTTCATGTACCAGCGCGACAAAGTGCTGACCGATGTCGCTGAAAAGCGCTTGATGGCCATCAAGGAATTTACCGAACTCGGTTCCGGCTTCAAAATTGCCATGCGCGATTTGTCGATCCGGGGTGCCGGGAACCTGCTCGGCTCACAACAGCACGGCTTTATCGATTCAGTCGGTTTTGATTTGTATTCGCAAATGCTTGAGCAGGCAATTGAAGAACGCCGGACGGGCATGAAAAAGGAAAAAATTCCGGAAGTGGAGATTTCGCTTGATATTGATGCTTATATTCCGGACAGCTATATTGGCGACGGCTACCAGAAAATTCAGATGTACAAACGCGTCAAAGGCATTGAAGAGGTGGAGGAAGTGGCCGAACTGCAAGACGAACTGATCGACCGCTTCGGCGATATGCCAATTGAAACAGACCGCCTGCTGCGCATTGCCCGCATGAAAATCTGGGCGCGCCAGACCGGCGTCGAAACGATCAAACAAAACGGCAAGCTCATTTCGATCCGCTTGTCTGAAGACGGCACCGCTGCCGTTAATGGCGGCAAGCTGGTGGAAGAATCAGCAGCTTACGGACGTGCAGTCGGATTCAGCATGTCGGGCCAGCAATTGGTCATGACCATTGATGAAAACAAATCCGGCAAGCACCATCCATTTGATGTGCTGGAAGGCATGATGAAATTGATTCCGGAATCGCTCCGCGAAGAAAAAACGGTGAGTTAA
- a CDS encoding putative polysaccharide biosynthesis protein → MKTFMKGAVLLTMAGLIVKLLSAVYRVPYQNLVGDQGFYIYQQVYPFIGIFSTWTSYGFAVAVSKMMADSHEREHGSILKIAFGFIAVISTLFFLSLYFGSDLLAGWMGDANLSGLLQVGAFAVLLMPPLAVLKGYFQSNNDMAPVAYSQVTEQGIRVTVILLGTWIVISSGFSLYAAGQMAMFGAVAGEIAGVVLLVAYFRKRLFQVQASTKLRVWPVIKNMTAISLSISMSSLILLFFQLADSFTVFRLLTESGLDRTRAMEQKGVYDRGQPLVQFGILIATSLALTIVPLVAHMSRKESGRSAQMYAGLAFRISFLFAFAAAAGLTFVMPYVNEMLFQTRDESLTLIVFSWQIVWMSLLLIMTAMLHGLGKVKVPALLLTGGLIIKIAGNWLLVPLWEVTGAAVAGNLGLAFIVIGLLQYFKRVWPIRFAPARYYGWLGLSAAAMGIAVVGWALLSDMVLFDGAASRLSALLTSLTAVPLGAAVFLLLIAKSRIITEKEWYIIPFGRKLAGLQLKIRQQKRGQR, encoded by the coding sequence ATGAAGACATTTATGAAAGGCGCTGTTCTTTTGACGATGGCGGGCCTAATCGTTAAGCTGCTCAGCGCCGTTTACCGGGTTCCTTATCAAAATCTAGTGGGGGACCAGGGCTTTTATATTTACCAGCAAGTGTATCCGTTCATCGGCATTTTCAGCACGTGGACCTCCTACGGTTTTGCTGTTGCCGTGTCGAAAATGATGGCTGATTCCCATGAACGAGAGCACGGTTCGATCCTGAAAATCGCTTTTGGGTTTATTGCCGTCATTTCGACGCTGTTTTTCTTGAGCCTGTATTTTGGCTCGGATCTTTTGGCGGGGTGGATGGGAGATGCGAACTTAAGCGGCTTGCTGCAGGTGGGAGCTTTTGCGGTGCTGTTAATGCCGCCGCTGGCTGTGTTAAAAGGGTATTTCCAGTCAAACAACGATATGGCGCCGGTCGCCTATTCGCAAGTTACCGAACAGGGGATTCGCGTGACGGTCATTTTGCTGGGCACCTGGATTGTCATCTCAAGCGGATTTTCCCTTTACGCTGCAGGGCAGATGGCAATGTTTGGTGCTGTTGCCGGAGAAATCGCCGGTGTTGTTCTACTGGTCGCCTATTTCCGCAAGCGGTTGTTTCAAGTGCAGGCAAGCACAAAGCTACGCGTTTGGCCGGTCATTAAAAACATGACGGCCATTTCGCTCAGCATCAGCATGAGTTCGCTGATTCTGCTGTTTTTCCAATTGGCCGATTCGTTCACCGTGTTTCGGCTGTTGACCGAAAGCGGCCTGGACCGGACGCGTGCCATGGAGCAAAAAGGCGTTTACGACCGGGGCCAGCCGCTTGTCCAATTCGGCATCCTGATTGCAACGTCGCTTGCTTTGACCATTGTGCCGCTTGTGGCTCATATGTCGAGAAAAGAAAGTGGCCGTTCAGCGCAGATGTACGCAGGGCTCGCGTTCCGGATTTCATTTCTGTTTGCGTTTGCGGCAGCTGCCGGACTGACTTTCGTCATGCCCTATGTCAATGAAATGCTGTTCCAGACGCGGGATGAATCGCTGACGTTGATCGTGTTCAGCTGGCAGATCGTCTGGATGTCGCTGCTGTTGATTATGACCGCCATGCTTCATGGCTTAGGCAAAGTCAAAGTACCGGCGCTGCTGTTGACCGGCGGCTTGATCATTAAAATCGCCGGCAACTGGCTGCTGGTGCCGCTATGGGAAGTAACAGGCGCAGCAGTTGCCGGGAATTTAGGTCTAGCATTTATTGTCATCGGCCTGCTTCAGTACTTTAAACGGGTGTGGCCGATCCGTTTTGCACCGGCCCGTTACTACGGCTGGCTTGGCTTGTCCGCGGCAGCCATGGGCATTGCCGTTGTCGGCTGGGCTCTTTTATCGGATATGGTGTTATTTGACGGTGCCGCCAGCCGGCTGTCCGCTTTGTTGACTTCGTTGACGGCGGTGCCGCTTGGTGCAGCCGTCTTCCTGCTGCTGATTGCCAAGAGCCGGATCATTACCGAGAAAGAATGGTACATTATCCCGTTCGGCCGGAAGCTGGCCGGTCTCCAGTTGAAAATCCGACAACAGAAAAGAGGGCAAAGATGA